A DNA window from Melanotaenia boesemani isolate fMelBoe1 chromosome 6, fMelBoe1.pri, whole genome shotgun sequence contains the following coding sequences:
- the pde11al gene encoding dual 3',5'-cyclic-AMP and -GMP phosphodiesterase 11A — protein MTTFDFSDVEAFLDCHPDLFEEYLVRRAKCDQVSRWLKEHQPSKVSTVEEKRGAAMDPLWPTSTDGLRRRSSHMELRRNFARSKAHTAHRTYDEHVSLSEHESQSSMRRRALLRKASSLPPTTAHILSALLESRVNVPQYASSAIDYKYRLRETNEREFFLELVKDISNDLDLTNLSYKILINVCILVDADRCSLFLVEGPAHKRTLVSKFFDVHSGTTVRPSSSTLNSNEVQVPWGKGIIGYVAEHGETVNISNAYEDHRFSDEIDKLTGYKTQTILCMAICNSDGEIIGVVQAINKNPMGTPFTEDDEKVLQMYLPFCGISISNAKLFSESRKEYERSRALLEVVNDLFEEQTDLEKIVRKIMQRALTLLQCERCSVLLLEDIDSPVVKFSKTFELMSPLCNMDRDISMEKLSCSDWLINNSIAELVASTGLPVNISDVCQDPRFDAEADQASGFHIRSVLCVPIWNRTHQIIGVAQILNRLDRKTFNDADQRLFEAFVIFCGLGINNTMMYNQVKKTWAKQSVALDMLSYHATCSKVEVDRLKAAKIPLSGELGIDEFHFNDFSLDNDAMITASLRMFLELGVVQKFKIDYEVLCRWLLTVRKNYRTVVYHNWRHAFNVSQCMFVMITTASFQDVLSDAEILALMVGCLCHDLDHRGTNNAFQAKTGSALALLYGTSATLEHHHFNHAVMILQSEGHNIFANLSSKEYSNMMQLLKQAILSTDLTLHFERRTKFFEHVLSGEFSWTDEGHREVLRSMLMTACDLGAVTRPWKISKQVAELVTSEFFEQGDRERSELKLTPAAIFDRNRKDELPALQLEWIDGICKPLYQALLKLNRKLQPMVDGIDANRQKWQELCLSYQQTRRASGSIQSTESGQNTEFCANEESSERLECTDRVKPVENIPFGSKSECSEDLRRRANKESCDDASATPGNITGRK, from the exons ATGACTACATTTGACTTCTCGGACGTTGAGGCGTTTTTAGATTGCCACCCAGATCTTTTTGAGGAGTATCTTGTTCGGAGAGCCAAATGTGATCAGGTGAGCAGGTGGCTGAAGGAGCATCAGCCGTCGAAAGTGTCCACAGTGGAGGAGAAGCGGGGCGCTGCCATGGACCCGCTCTGGCCCACCAGCACTGACGGGCTCCGACGCAGATCGTCTCACATGGAACTGCGGCGGAACTTCGCCCGCTCCAAAGCCCACACTGCGCACCGCACATACGACGAGCATGTGAGCTTAAGTGAACACGAGTCTCAGTCAAGTATGAGGCGCCGTGCGCTCCTGCGTAAAGCCAGTTCGCTGCCGCCGACCACCGCGCACATCTTGAGCGCCCTGCTTGAGTCCAGAGTCAACGTGCCTCAGTACGCATCCAGTGCCATAGACTACAAATACAGACTGAGAGAAACCAATGAGAGGGAGTTCTTCTTAGAGTTAGTGAAGGATATATCTAATGATTTGGATCTGACCAACCTGAGTTATAAAATTCTGATCAACGTGTGCATCCTGGTAGATGCAGATAGATGTTCGCTTTTCCTCGTCGAGGGACCCGCTCACAAAAGGACACTGGTGTCCAAATTCTTTGATGTGCACTCAGGCACCACAGTCAGACCATCATCCAGCACTCTGAACTCCAATGAAGTGCAAGTACCATGGGGGAAGGGCATCATTGGATATGTGGCAGAGCATGGAGAGACTGTAAATATCTCAAACGCATATGAG GACCATCGCTTCAGTGATGAGATAGACAAGTTAACTGGTTATAAGACTCAGACCATCCTCTGCATGGCCATCTGCAACAGTGATGGAGAAATCATTGGTGTTGTGCAAGCAATTAATAAAAATCCAATGGGTACCCCTTTTACTGAGGACGATGAAAAG GTTCTACAGATGTACCTGCCGTTCTGCGGAATATCAATTTCCAATGCCAAGCTGTTTTCAGAGTCTCGCAAGGAGTATGAGAGGAGTAGG GCTTTGTTAGAGGTGGTCAATGACCTTTTTGAAGAGCAGACTGACCTGGAGAAGATTGTCAGGAAGATCATGCAGCGAGCGCTGACactgctgcagtgtgaacgcTGTTCTGTTCTTCTTTTAGAGGACATTGATTCACCT GTTGTGAAGTTCTCCAAAACATTTGAGCTCATGTCTCCCCTGTGCAACATGGACCGAGATATCAG CATGGAGAAGTTATCCTGCTCAGACTGGCTGATCAATAACAGCATTGCTGAGTTGGTGGCTTCCACAGGACTGCCTGTTAACATCAGTGACGTGTGTCAGGACCCACGCTTTGATGCTGAG GCAGACCAGGCCTCAGGCTTTCACATCAGATCTGTGTTATGTGTCCCTATATGGAATCGAACTCATCAGATAATTG GGGTGGCGCAAATTCTGAACCGCCTGGACAGGAAGACGTTCAATGATGCAGATCAGAGACTGTTTGAG GCATTTGTCATATTCTGTGGGCTTGGAATCAACAATACTATGATGTACAATCAAGTTAAGAAGACATGGGCCAAACAGTCTGTAGCACTTGAT ATGCTGTCTTACCATGCCACCTGCTCCAAAGTAGAAGTTGACAGACTTAAG GCTGCCAAGATCCCCCTGAGCGGTGAGCTAGGCATTGATGAGTTCCACTTCAATGACTTCTCCTTGGACAATGACGCCATGATCACGGCTTCACTCAGGATGTTTCTGGAACTTGGTGTGGTCCAAAAGTTTAAAATTGATTATGAG GTTTTGTGTCGCTGGCTTCTGACTGTGAGGAAAAACTATCGAACTGTGGTGTATCATAACTGGAGGCATGCTTTCAATGTGTCACAGTGCATGTTCGTTATGATCACG ACAGCAAGTTTCCAGGATGTCCTGTCAGACGCAGAGATATTGGCACTGATGGTCGGTTGTTTGTGCCATGACTTGGACCACCGAGGCACCAACAATGCATTTCAAGccaa GACAGGCTCTGCTCTGGCTCTGCTGTATGGAACATCAGCCACCCTGGAGCATCATCACTTCAACCATGCTGTCATGATCCTGCAGAGTGAG ggCCACAATAtctttgcaaacctaagctcTAAAGAGTACAGCAACATGATGCAACTATTGAAACAGGCAATTCTCTCCACAGACCTCACTTTGCACTTTGA GCGCAGAACCAAATTCTTTGAGCATGTTCTGTCTGGAGAATTCAGCTGGACAGATGAAGGACACAGAGAAGTTCTCAG GTCTATGCTGATGACAGCATGTGATCTGGGAGCTGTCACTCGTCCATGGAAGATATCCAAGCAG GTTGCAGAGCTGGTGACGAGTGAATTCTTTGAACAAGGGGACAGAGAGAGGTCTGAACTTAAGTTAACCCCGGCA GCCATCTTTGACCGGAATCGCAAAGATGAACTACCTGCCTTACAGCTAGAATGGATTGATGGGATCTGTAAACCCCTGTATCAG GCACTGCTGAAGCTCAACAGGAAGTTACAGCCAATGGTGGATGGGATAGATGCCAATCGACAGAAGTGGCAGGAACTCTGTTTATCATACCAGCAGACACGCAGAGCCTCAGGGTCCATCCAGAGCACAGAATCAGGTCAGAATACTGAGTTCTGTGCCAATGAAGAAAGCAGTGAACGATTGGAGTGCACGGACCGAGTGAAGCCAGTTGAAAACATcccatttgggtcaaagtctgAGTGCAGTGAGGATCTGAGACGCAGAGCAAACAAAGAGTCCTGTGATGATGCATCAGCAACACCTGGAAACATAACAGGAAGGAAGTAA